The Odocoileus virginianus isolate 20LAN1187 ecotype Illinois chromosome 27, Ovbor_1.2, whole genome shotgun sequence genome has a window encoding:
- the LOC110135187 gene encoding putative olfactory receptor 2B8, which translates to MEQKNGSSFTGFILLGFSDRPQLELVLLVILLIFYIFTLLGNTTIIALSYLDPRLHTPMYFFLSNLSFLDMCYATSIVPQFLVNLSGADKSISYGGCVVQMLISLGLGCTECLLLGVMAFDRYAAVCRPLHYTVIMHPRLCALMASASWITGFANSLLQTVLIFLLPLCGRNKLDHFLCEIPPFLKLACVDTTMNVHAIFFTSVIILLTPVALIMFSYGLIVRAVLRIKSTAGQRKAFGTCGSHLTVVSLLFGTAISVYFQPSSNNSQDQDKFMSLFYTVIIPMTNPLIYTLRNKDVKGAMEKVLWKDSDSR; encoded by the coding sequence ATGGAACAGAAAAATGGAAGTTCTTTCACTGGGTTTATCCTACTAGGTTTCTCTGACAGGCCTCAACTTGAGCTGGTCCTCTTGGTAATTCTTTTGATCTTCTACATCTTCACTTTGCTGGGAAACACAACCATCATTGCATTGTCCTACTTGGACCCACGTCTTCACACCCCTATGTACTTTTTCCTCTCTAACCTGAGCTTTTTGGATATGTGCTACGCCACCAGCATCGTTCCCCAGTTCCTGGTTAATCTCAGTGGAGCAGACAAATCCATCTCCTATGGTGGTTGTGTagttcaaatgttaatctctcTGGGTTTGGGATGTACAGAATGTCTTCTCCTAGGAGTTATGGCGTTTGACCGCTATGCCGCTGTTTGCAGGCCCCTTCACTACACGGTAATCATGCATCCCCGTCTATGTGCCCTGATGGCTTCTGCTTCTTGGATCACTGGTTTTGCCAACTCCTTGTTGCAGACAGTTCTCATCTTCCTTTTACCACTTTGTGGGAGAAATAAATTAGACCACTTCCTTTGTGAAATCCCTCCTTTTCTTAAACTTGCCTGTGTTGACACCACTATGAATGTGCATGCGATCTTCTTTACCAGTGTCATCATTCTTCTCACACCTGTTGCATTAATCATGTTCTCCTATGGTCTGATTGTCAGGGCGGTCTTAAGAATAAAGTCTACTGCAGGGCAGAGAAAAGCATTTGGCACGTGTGGATCCCACCTCACGGTGGTCTCCCTGCTCTTTGGCACAGCCATCTCTGTGTATTTTCAGCCCAGCAGCAACAACTCCCAGGATCAGGACAAGTTCATGTCTCTCTTCTACACTGTCATTATCCCCATGACCAACCCCCTCATATATACACTGAGGAACAAGGATGTGAAGGGAGCGATGGAGAAGGTGCTTTGGAAGGACTCTGACTCCAGATGA